A window of Candidatus Pantoea floridensis contains these coding sequences:
- a CDS encoding DNA topoisomerase III — protein sequence MRLFIAEKPSLARAIADVLPKPHRRGDGYIACGNGQVVTWCVGHLLEQAQPDSYDSRYARWNLADLPIIPDKWRLQPRPSVAKQLKVIEGLLQQASVVVHAGDPDREGQLLVDEVLDYLQLAPEKRQTVQRCLINDLNPSAVERAVGRLRENREFIPLCVSALARARADWLYGINMTRAWTLLGRNAGYDGVLSVGRVQTPVLGLVVRRDEEIENFIPKDYFEVKAHIVTPKDERFVASWVPSDACEPWQDEEGRLLHRPLADHVLERINGKPALVTGYNDKRESDTAPLPFSLSGLQIEAGKRFGLSAQTVLDCCQRLYETHKLITYPRSDSRYLPDEHFAGRHAVLNAIQAHQPNLTPPADFNPDQKNRCWDDKKVDAHHAIIPTARASKVNLTENEASIYGLIARQYLMQFCPDAIFRKCVIDLDIGGGKFIAKARFLAEAGWRALLGSKERDEENDGTPLPVVSKGDELLCERGEVLAKQTQPPRPFTDATLLSAMTGIARFVQDKELKKVLRATDGLGTEATRAGIIELLFRRTFLVKKGRYIHSTEAGRALIHALPEMAARPDMTAQWESTLTRISEKACRYDEFMQPLVSTLIGLIGEARQRPSLQAFRGLTAPGPKKKAKPKTARRKTKETE from the coding sequence ATGCGTTTGTTTATTGCTGAAAAACCTAGCTTAGCGCGTGCGATTGCCGACGTGTTGCCGAAACCGCATCGTCGTGGTGATGGTTATATTGCCTGCGGGAATGGCCAGGTTGTGACCTGGTGTGTTGGGCACCTGTTGGAGCAGGCGCAGCCCGATAGTTACGACAGCCGCTATGCGCGCTGGAATCTGGCCGATCTGCCGATCATTCCTGATAAGTGGCGCTTACAGCCGCGTCCTTCGGTAGCGAAGCAGCTGAAAGTGATCGAAGGATTGCTGCAGCAAGCCAGCGTTGTGGTGCATGCGGGAGACCCCGACCGTGAAGGCCAACTGCTGGTGGATGAGGTGCTGGATTACCTGCAACTCGCGCCAGAAAAACGCCAAACGGTACAGCGTTGCCTGATTAACGACCTCAATCCTTCGGCAGTAGAACGTGCCGTCGGGCGCTTGCGTGAGAACCGTGAATTTATTCCGTTGTGCGTGTCGGCATTGGCGCGCGCACGTGCCGACTGGTTGTATGGCATCAATATGACCCGCGCATGGACCTTGCTGGGGCGTAATGCCGGTTACGATGGCGTGCTGTCAGTCGGGCGTGTACAAACGCCGGTGCTGGGCCTGGTGGTGCGTCGCGATGAAGAGATTGAGAACTTTATCCCGAAGGATTACTTCGAAGTCAAAGCACACATCGTCACGCCAAAAGACGAACGCTTTGTTGCCAGCTGGGTGCCGAGTGATGCCTGTGAGCCCTGGCAGGATGAAGAGGGGCGATTGTTACATCGACCGCTGGCGGATCACGTGCTGGAGCGTATTAACGGCAAACCTGCGCTGGTCACCGGCTATAACGATAAGCGCGAATCGGATACTGCGCCGCTGCCGTTTTCACTTTCAGGCCTGCAAATTGAAGCAGGTAAGCGTTTCGGGCTCAGCGCGCAGACCGTATTAGATTGCTGCCAGCGGCTGTATGAGACTCACAAGCTGATCACTTATCCGCGATCTGACAGCCGCTATCTGCCTGATGAGCACTTTGCCGGGCGTCATGCGGTATTGAACGCCATACAGGCACATCAGCCCAATTTAACGCCACCCGCTGATTTTAATCCTGACCAGAAGAATCGCTGCTGGGACGATAAAAAAGTGGATGCTCACCACGCGATTATCCCCACCGCTCGCGCCAGCAAAGTGAATCTTACGGAAAATGAAGCCAGCATTTATGGGTTAATCGCGCGTCAGTATCTTATGCAGTTTTGTCCGGATGCGATCTTTCGCAAATGCGTTATCGATCTCGACATCGGCGGAGGAAAATTCATTGCCAAAGCACGCTTTCTGGCTGAGGCAGGTTGGCGTGCACTGTTGGGCAGCAAAGAACGTGATGAAGAGAACGATGGCACGCCGCTGCCGGTAGTCAGCAAAGGCGATGAACTGCTGTGTGAGCGTGGTGAAGTGCTGGCAAAGCAAACGCAGCCACCGCGTCCGTTCACCGATGCGACCTTGTTATCGGCAATGACAGGCATAGCGCGTTTTGTTCAGGATAAAGAATTAAAGAAAGTTCTGCGTGCGACCGATGGTTTAGGTACGGAAGCTACGCGTGCAGGCATTATAGAATTACTGTTCCGCCGCACTTTCCTGGTAAAAAAGGGACGCTATATTCATTCAACGGAGGCTGGTAGGGCGCTGATTCATGCGTTGCCTGAAATGGCTGCCCGTCCGGATATGACGGCGCAATGGGAGTCCACACTGACACGCATCAGTGAAAAAGCCTGCCGATATGATGAGTTTATGCAGCCGCTGGTCAGCACCTTGATTGGGCTGATTGGTGAAGCGCGCCAGCGTCCCTCGTTACAGGCCTTTCGCGGATTGACAGCGCCTGGCCCAAAAAAGAAAGCCAAACCGAAAACGGCTCGTCGCAAAACCAAGGAGACAGAGTGA
- a CDS encoding YnjH family protein: protein MRNVMILLSGLLLCSTAALANRQPENNRMGNTDVVVDMPPEVWTQGQNNRQSNCMQCCTYENRSYSEGAVVKAEGVLLQCGRDEKAIGTNPLIWKIIK, encoded by the coding sequence ATGCGGAATGTAATGATATTGCTCAGTGGACTGCTGTTATGCAGCACTGCCGCGCTGGCTAATCGCCAGCCGGAAAATAATCGAATGGGAAATACCGATGTCGTGGTAGATATGCCGCCAGAAGTCTGGACACAGGGACAAAATAATCGGCAAAGCAACTGCATGCAATGCTGTACCTATGAGAACCGCAGCTATTCAGAAGGGGCGGTAGTAAAGGCGGAAGGTGTATTACTGCAGTGCGGACGTGATGAGAAAGCGATAGGCACCAATCCGCTTATCTGGAAGATCATCAAATAA
- the xthA gene encoding exodeoxyribonuclease III, protein MKFVSFNINGLRARPHQLEALVEQHQPDVIGLQETKVHDDMFPLEDVSKLGYHVFYHGQKGHYGVALLTKAQPITVSRGFPGDDEEAQRRLIMAEIPSSIGNITVINGYFPQGESRDHPTKFPAKEKFYRDLQNYLEQQLAVDKPVLIMGDMNISSTDFDIGIGEDNRKRWLRTGKCSFLPEEREWMDRLLQWGLVDTWRDKFPATNDRFSWFDYRSKGFDDNRGLRIDLLLASQPLASRCVDSGIDYDIRSMEKPSDHAPVWSTFKL, encoded by the coding sequence ATGAAATTTGTCTCCTTCAACATCAACGGTTTGCGCGCACGCCCGCACCAATTAGAAGCATTAGTTGAACAGCATCAGCCAGATGTCATCGGCTTGCAGGAAACCAAAGTGCATGACGATATGTTCCCGCTCGAAGACGTTAGCAAACTGGGCTATCACGTGTTCTATCATGGGCAAAAAGGACATTATGGTGTCGCGCTGCTGACTAAAGCTCAACCAATTACCGTGAGTCGTGGTTTCCCAGGTGATGACGAAGAAGCACAGCGTCGTTTGATCATGGCGGAAATACCGAGTTCTATCGGTAATATTACCGTAATCAATGGTTATTTCCCTCAGGGTGAAAGTCGCGACCATCCGACCAAATTCCCGGCCAAAGAGAAGTTCTACCGCGATTTGCAAAACTATCTTGAGCAGCAGCTGGCCGTTGATAAACCGGTGTTAATCATGGGTGACATGAATATCAGCAGCACTGATTTTGACATCGGCATTGGTGAGGATAATCGCAAACGTTGGCTGCGTACCGGGAAGTGTTCGTTCCTGCCAGAAGAGCGGGAATGGATGGATCGCTTACTGCAGTGGGGGCTGGTTGATACCTGGCGCGATAAATTCCCAGCAACCAACGACCGTTTCTCATGGTTTGATTACCGTTCAAAAGGCTTCGATGATAACCGTGGACTGCGCATTGACTTGCTGTTAGCGAGCCAACCGTTGGCCTCGCGCTGTGTTGATAGTGGCATTGATTACGACATTCGCAGTATGGAAAAGCCGTCGGATCACGCACCGGTTTGGTCAACATTCAAGCTGTGA
- the purU gene encoding formyltetrahydrofolate deformylase, which translates to MQAQTIQRKVLRTICPDAKGLIAKITNICYKHELNIVQNNEFVDHRTGRFFMRTELEGIFNDNTLLADLDGALPAGSVRELQSAGRRRVVILVTKEAHCLGDLLMKSAFGGLDMEIAAVIGNHETLRSLVERFDIPFVMVSHEGHTREEHDNRMADEIDRYQPDYVVLAKYMRVLTPAFVQRYPNQIINIHHSFLPAFIGARPYHQAYERGVKIIGATAHYVNDNLDEGPIIMQDVINVDHSYTAEEMMRAGRDVEKNVLSRALYKVLGQRVFVYGNRTIIL; encoded by the coding sequence ATGCAAGCGCAAACCATCCAACGAAAAGTATTACGTACCATTTGCCCAGATGCGAAAGGTCTAATCGCCAAAATTACTAATATTTGCTACAAGCACGAGCTCAATATTGTGCAAAATAATGAGTTCGTCGATCATCGTACCGGGCGCTTTTTCATGCGCACTGAGCTGGAAGGTATTTTCAACGACAACACCTTGCTGGCCGATCTTGATGGCGCACTGCCAGCAGGATCAGTGCGTGAATTACAGAGCGCAGGCCGTCGTCGTGTTGTCATTCTGGTCACCAAAGAGGCACATTGCCTGGGCGATTTGCTGATGAAAAGCGCTTTTGGCGGTCTTGATATGGAGATTGCGGCGGTCATTGGTAACCATGAAACGCTGCGCTCGTTGGTCGAACGCTTCGACATTCCGTTTGTGATGGTGAGTCATGAAGGCCACACGCGCGAAGAACACGATAACCGTATGGCAGACGAAATTGACCGCTATCAGCCGGATTACGTGGTGCTGGCCAAATACATGCGCGTATTAACACCGGCCTTCGTGCAGCGCTACCCTAATCAGATCATCAATATTCACCACTCCTTCTTGCCGGCTTTCATCGGCGCACGTCCGTATCATCAGGCGTATGAGCGCGGCGTGAAAATCATCGGCGCAACCGCGCACTATGTGAACGATAACCTTGATGAAGGTCCAATCATCATGCAGGACGTTATCAACGTCGATCACAGCTATACCGCAGAAGAGATGATGCGTGCTGGACGTGATGTAGAGAAGAATGTATTGAGTCGTGCACTGTATAAAGTGCTGGGTCAGCGCGTGTTCGTTTACGGTAACCGCACGATCATTCTTTAA
- a CDS encoding YchJ family protein, protein MSEKCPCCSGKEYSLCCQPFLIGQANPLSAEQLMRSRYTAYVVKNAAWLAATWHSSKRVADLETLLSESFSGTEWLGLNVTCCNQGSHENEAFVTFFARYLEKGRTSAIYECSRFLREDQRWYYVDGTTPELGRNDRCPCGSDKKYKKCCG, encoded by the coding sequence GTGTCTGAAAAGTGCCCTTGCTGCAGCGGAAAGGAGTATAGCTTATGTTGTCAGCCCTTTCTGATTGGACAAGCGAACCCATTAAGTGCTGAGCAATTAATGCGCTCACGCTACACCGCCTATGTTGTTAAAAATGCTGCCTGGCTGGCTGCAACCTGGCACTCCAGTAAACGGGTGGCGGATCTCGAGACGTTATTATCCGAAAGTTTTTCCGGTACTGAATGGCTGGGCTTGAATGTAACTTGTTGTAATCAAGGAAGCCATGAGAATGAAGCCTTCGTAACGTTTTTTGCGCGATACCTCGAAAAAGGCCGTACTTCGGCGATCTATGAATGTTCACGCTTTCTTCGCGAGGATCAACGCTGGTACTATGTAGACGGAACAACACCTGAGTTGGGACGTAACGATCGCTGTCCTTGTGGCTCCGATAAAAAATACAAAAAATGTTGTGGCTAA
- the rssA gene encoding patatin-like phospholipase RssA, translating into MRKVRIGLALGSGAAKGWAHIGVINALERAGIEIDVVAGCSVGALVGSAYVNGRLGVMEKWVSAFRYWDVIRLMDLSWQRGGLLRGDRVFSHIRQLIPNELIDGCDKPFGVVATNLSTGREVWLTEGDLHQAVRASCSMPGLLPPIAYNGYWLVDGAVVNPVPISLTRALGADIVIAVDLQHDAHLMQQDLLSVTPQSGEEAAAVEALSWGKKLRQRIVGLTQRRATQTPGAMEIMSTSIQVLENRLKRNRMAGDPPDVLIQPFCPQISTLDFHRAEEAIAAGKAAVEKKMDELLPLVRSR; encoded by the coding sequence ATGAGAAAAGTAAGGATCGGGCTGGCACTGGGTTCAGGTGCCGCTAAAGGTTGGGCACACATTGGTGTTATTAATGCGTTAGAACGAGCAGGCATTGAAATCGATGTTGTGGCGGGTTGTTCCGTCGGCGCGTTGGTTGGCTCAGCCTATGTGAATGGCCGGCTGGGTGTGATGGAAAAATGGGTGAGCGCATTCCGCTATTGGGATGTCATCCGTCTAATGGATCTCTCGTGGCAGCGCGGTGGGTTGCTGCGGGGGGATCGGGTTTTTAGCCATATCCGGCAACTCATCCCAAACGAGTTAATTGATGGATGCGATAAACCTTTTGGCGTTGTGGCAACCAATCTCAGTACGGGAAGAGAGGTGTGGTTAACGGAGGGAGATTTACATCAAGCTGTGCGTGCGTCCTGTAGTATGCCAGGCTTACTACCACCTATCGCTTACAATGGATATTGGTTGGTGGATGGTGCAGTAGTGAATCCCGTACCCATCTCATTAACCCGCGCGCTGGGTGCCGACATCGTTATTGCTGTGGATCTCCAGCATGACGCACACCTGATGCAGCAAGATTTACTTTCAGTGACACCGCAAAGCGGTGAAGAAGCGGCGGCAGTTGAAGCGCTGAGTTGGGGAAAAAAATTGCGTCAGCGCATTGTGGGTTTGACGCAACGCCGAGCTACTCAAACGCCGGGTGCGATGGAGATTATGTCTACGTCCATCCAGGTACTGGAAAATCGCCTGAAACGTAACCGCATGGCGGGCGACCCGCCGGATGTGCTGATTCAGCCGTTTTGTCCTCAAATTTCCACATTGGACTTTCATCGTGCAGAAGAAGCCATCGCGGCTGGCAAGGCCGCCGTTGAGAAAAAAATGGATGAACTATTACCGCTGGTCCGTAGCAGATAG